A DNA window from Xiphias gladius isolate SHS-SW01 ecotype Sanya breed wild chromosome 3, ASM1685928v1, whole genome shotgun sequence contains the following coding sequences:
- the LOC120788384 gene encoding myc-associated zinc finger protein — translation MDTSWSNFLFQTPPTQSQPETPLQSELLPELTGSAQSPPAEHVVTPPSTVDTAALSEDPLPVKPLTKPSRPAHICATCNKEFKNSYNLRRHQSVHTGIKMKDRAAREKEDGGKGGRMEKQTVPLSLLHLTLPPQPPPPLPTAAAPETLPQPGQHANQEGLPVSVSIAPATVTMAAPPQPIQAAVVVVGSMEQTPNPNPNPNTNQVRKNHACEACGKAFRDVYHLNRHRLSHSDEKPYSCPICQQRFKRKDRMSYHVRSHQGGVEKPYVCPHCAKAFSRPDHLNSHVRQVHSTERPFKCTTCTSAFATRDRLRAHLIRHEEKVPCHICGKLLSAAYITDHMRVHNQSQHHACHLCNRSFTTLTYLRVHAQKHHGQEWKESGGARGGFGGTGAGGVLLCQLCGVQCKTATQLQGHMGTHANQGVPSPDPTSTGPVGTTSVAVTVSSASTVGLLVTDCSSIAPQPHS, via the exons ATGGACACCTCCTGGAGCAATTTCCTCTTTCAG ACGCCGCCGACCCAGAGCCAACCGGAGACGCCTCTTCAGTCGGAGCTGCTGCCTGAGCTGACGGGCTCGGCTCAGAGTCCTCCGGCGGAGCACGTCGTGACGCCGCCGTCCACCGTCGACACCGCCGCCCTGAGTGAGGACCCGCTACCTG TCAAACCGCTCACCAAACCCAGCCGGCCGGCCCACATCTGCGCCACCTGCAACAAGGAGTTCAAGAACAGCTACAACCTGCGGAGGCACCAGTCCGTGCACACGGGCATCAAGATGAAGGACCGAGCCGCCCGGGAGAAGGAGGACGGGGGGAAGGGAGGACGGATGGAGAAGCAGACGGTCCcgctctccctcctccacctcaccCTGCcccctcagcctcctcctccccttcccacGGCCGCCGCTCCAGAGACCCTCCCCCAGCCCGGTCAGCACGCCAACCAGGAGGGCCTGCCCGTCTCTGTGTCCATCGCCCCGGCAACCGTAACCATGGCCGCTCCGCCGCAGCCCATCCaagcagctgttgttgttgttgggtcCATGGAGCAG ACTCCAAATCCCAATCCCAATCCCAACACTAACCAGGTGAGGAAGAATCACGCCTGTGAGGCCTGTGGAAAGGCCTTCAGAGACGTCTACCACCTCAACCGTCACCGGCTGTCCCACTCGGACGAGAAGCCCTACTCCTGCCCCATCTGCCAGCAGCGCTTCAAGAGGAAAGACAGGATGAGTTATCACGTGCGCTCACACCAAGGGGGTGTGGAGAAACCTTACGTCTGTCCGCACTGCGCCAAGGCCTTCTCCAG ACCGGACCACCTCAACAGTCACGTTCGCCAGGTGCACTCTACAGAGAGACCGTTCAAGTGCACG ACGTGCACGTCAGCGTTTGCCACGCGGGATCGTCTCCGCGCTCATCTGATCCGTCACGAGGAGAAGGTGCCGTGCCACATCTGCGggaagctgctgtctgctgcttaCATCACCGACCACATGAGGGTCCACAACCAGTCGCAGCACCACGCCTGTCACCTCTGCAACCGCA GCTTCACCACCCTCACCTACCTGCGTGTCCACGCTCAGAAGCACCACGGCCAGGAGTGGAAGGAGAGCGGCGGGGCGCGGGGGGGTTTCGGTGGGACGGGGGCCGGCGGGGTGCTGCTCTGCCAGCTGTGCGGGGTGCAGTGTAAGACGGCCACGCAGCTCCAGGGTCACATGGGCACACACGCCAACCAGGGCGTCCCCAGCCCCGACCCGACGAGCACGGGCCCCGTGGGCACCACCAGCGTGGCTGTCACTGTGTCCAGTGCTAGCACGGTGGGACTGCTGGTAACTGACTGCTCCAGTATCGCCCCCCAGCCTCACAGCTAG